One Pseudomonas brassicacearum genomic region harbors:
- a CDS encoding LysR substrate-binding domain-containing protein, with protein MADLRVGLNELEAVTAVARRASFRQAAIDLSVSTTALSNTIAKVESNLETRLFNRTTRSVSLTEAGRMYMEQVGPALQDVRAALEAVRSHNVGPSGILRINAFASAARTTLMPLMLEFSQRYPKVHIDLVTEGRLVDIVADGFDLGVRSANLVPSDMIVIPLGRPQRYAIVGSPAYFEVHGRPRTPADLLTHHCLRIRLPNGAIYPWHLERDGEVIRLDVHGQFTLDESGLAKAVVGTGVALGFFMEQDVQAEIESGEFERILEDWTPARDNLCLYYPNRRNPSAALKAFTDMARANPAGNERLARRA; from the coding sequence ATGGCGGATCTTCGTGTCGGGCTCAATGAGTTGGAAGCGGTAACGGCCGTGGCGCGGCGGGCGTCGTTTCGGCAAGCGGCTATCGACCTGAGTGTTTCCACCACGGCATTGAGCAATACCATCGCCAAGGTCGAGTCGAACCTTGAAACGCGGCTGTTCAATCGCACGACACGTAGCGTGTCGCTCACTGAGGCCGGCAGGATGTACATGGAGCAAGTCGGGCCGGCGCTACAAGATGTCCGCGCGGCGCTCGAGGCGGTGCGCTCGCACAATGTCGGACCTTCGGGAATCTTGCGCATCAATGCGTTTGCAAGTGCCGCTCGAACGACCCTGATGCCGCTGATGCTGGAGTTTTCGCAGCGCTACCCAAAGGTGCATATCGATCTGGTTACCGAAGGGCGCTTGGTGGATATCGTTGCTGACGGCTTCGACCTTGGCGTGCGGTCTGCCAATCTGGTACCCAGCGACATGATTGTCATCCCCCTGGGCCGCCCGCAACGTTACGCCATCGTGGGCTCGCCGGCGTACTTCGAGGTGCACGGCCGACCTCGGACTCCCGCCGATCTTCTCACGCATCACTGCTTACGGATCCGCCTACCCAACGGTGCTATTTACCCGTGGCACCTGGAACGTGACGGGGAGGTCATCAGACTGGATGTGCACGGACAGTTCACTCTGGATGAGTCTGGCCTCGCCAAAGCTGTAGTCGGGACAGGCGTGGCCCTCGGTTTTTTCATGGAGCAGGATGTCCAGGCTGAAATCGAGAGCGGAGAGTTTGAGCGGATCCTGGAGGACTGGACGCCGGCGCGAGACAACTTATGCCTGTATTACCCGAACCGGCGTAACCCTTCGGCAGCGCTCAAGGCGTTTACCGATATGGCCCGGGCCAACCCGGCCGGCAACGAGAGACTGGCGCGACGGGCCTGA
- a CDS encoding SDR family oxidoreductase yields MNLDLKDKRVLVTGGTKGVGKAVVELLLEEGAKVLTSARQANAEMPPDLCVPADLSTREGCATLVAATRRILGNVDIIIHVLGGSSAPGGGFAALDEEHWQRELDLNLFPAVRIDRALLPDMLERNEGVIIHVTSIQNRLPLPEATTAYAAAKAALSTYSKSLSKEVSPKGVRVVRVSPGWIETEASVALAERLAKEAGTDYEGGKQMIMDALGGIPLGRPSKPAEVANLIAFLASPRAASITGSEFVIDGGTIPTTS; encoded by the coding sequence ATGAATCTTGATTTGAAAGACAAGCGCGTTTTAGTCACCGGCGGCACCAAGGGCGTCGGCAAAGCAGTCGTCGAGTTGCTGCTCGAAGAAGGTGCAAAAGTGCTGACCTCGGCTCGCCAGGCAAACGCCGAAATGCCGCCAGATTTGTGCGTTCCGGCTGACCTGTCGACCCGCGAGGGTTGCGCGACGCTGGTGGCCGCGACCAGGCGGATATTGGGAAACGTCGACATCATTATCCACGTCCTGGGTGGCTCATCGGCACCGGGTGGTGGCTTTGCTGCACTGGATGAGGAGCACTGGCAACGCGAGCTGGATCTGAATCTGTTTCCCGCCGTGCGTATTGATCGTGCCTTGCTGCCGGACATGCTCGAACGAAACGAGGGCGTCATCATCCACGTGACTTCCATTCAGAACCGGCTGCCGCTGCCTGAAGCAACGACCGCCTACGCGGCTGCCAAGGCAGCACTCTCGACTTACAGCAAAAGCCTGTCGAAGGAGGTTTCGCCAAAAGGTGTGCGTGTCGTCCGGGTATCGCCGGGGTGGATTGAAACCGAGGCGTCGGTCGCATTGGCCGAGCGCCTGGCAAAGGAAGCAGGTACCGACTATGAAGGCGGCAAGCAGATGATCATGGATGCGTTAGGCGGTATTCCACTCGGCCGGCCCTCGAAACCTGCAGAAGTGGCGAACCTCATCGCCTTCCTGGCTTCCCCTCGGGCGGCATCCATCACGGGAAGCGAATTTGTCATCGATGGCGGCACCATTCCGACGACGTCATAA
- a CDS encoding anthrax toxin-like adenylyl cyclase domain-containing protein, with protein MPDVATYSRTKTLESDGMTSLGPAQWNPTFSFTPATAPKAEHATSASARPLTEVVREDIDKVSQQTGICGKHLQQLHDIAREHRCIIAFRPVDPHNAQLIEMGYPTKGLNIKGKSSTVGPLFGFIPANQQLSGKGSTTSADTEKANLQIEQCVANGHAVKVPLELPAARMEYLQQHNLIRPLVTPEFASTKEDGSTFNFTADKTANGTYRISTDGQAVEVLAPKVQPHDRPALPFTADYDLLFLMPQWDDVPQQSQRRSSVKPAAPNEQPADLGIAHIRSKYENVPAKDTAGAAPTVDYVTRLEERVIDDINHSLRGDLKTHLNIDDPSDWNLVHHGSDEGNPSTDMHRNLPATIIAPQALGEFGAIAVIPDKVTLNGFLEEARDAHASGHTGYVLVGNRRWFDDELKTNVANRSQEIMRKLSSQSSTLSPPDTRRGSIASGQGSRRGSHISQSELDLLKVAAEHRRIQSGGLTE; from the coding sequence ATGCCTGATGTCGCCACTTATTCGAGAACTAAAACTCTGGAAAGCGATGGAATGACTAGCTTAGGCCCGGCTCAATGGAACCCAACGTTCAGCTTTACCCCAGCAACAGCGCCTAAGGCTGAGCATGCCACGTCAGCTTCCGCCCGCCCGTTGACTGAGGTTGTTCGCGAAGATATCGATAAAGTCAGCCAGCAAACCGGTATCTGTGGGAAGCACTTGCAGCAGCTCCATGACATCGCTCGGGAGCATCGATGCATTATCGCTTTCCGCCCTGTTGATCCACACAACGCACAACTGATAGAGATGGGCTATCCAACCAAGGGGCTGAATATAAAAGGGAAGAGTTCCACGGTCGGCCCGCTGTTCGGTTTTATTCCGGCAAATCAGCAGCTCAGTGGAAAAGGCAGCACGACATCGGCCGATACGGAAAAAGCGAATCTGCAAATCGAACAGTGCGTGGCGAACGGACATGCGGTTAAGGTGCCTTTGGAGCTGCCAGCAGCACGTATGGAATACCTGCAGCAACATAATTTGATAAGACCGCTTGTTACACCTGAGTTCGCAAGCACCAAGGAGGATGGGTCCACGTTTAACTTCACTGCTGATAAAACAGCAAACGGCACCTATCGAATATCCACGGACGGTCAGGCTGTTGAAGTGCTGGCACCGAAGGTTCAACCTCACGACAGGCCTGCTCTTCCCTTCACCGCTGACTACGACTTGCTGTTTTTGATGCCGCAATGGGATGACGTCCCACAACAGAGTCAACGGCGAAGCTCGGTAAAACCAGCCGCGCCAAACGAGCAGCCCGCTGATCTTGGCATTGCCCATATTCGATCGAAATATGAAAATGTCCCTGCCAAAGATACGGCGGGTGCCGCCCCGACTGTTGATTATGTCACCCGCCTCGAGGAACGAGTCATTGACGACATCAACCACTCATTACGCGGCGATTTGAAAACACATCTGAATATTGATGATCCATCAGACTGGAACCTGGTCCATCATGGCTCGGACGAAGGCAATCCAAGTACAGACATGCACAGGAACCTTCCAGCTACCATCATTGCCCCGCAGGCACTGGGCGAATTTGGCGCCATTGCAGTCATACCTGACAAGGTCACGTTAAACGGTTTCCTGGAGGAGGCGCGTGACGCTCACGCAAGCGGTCATACAGGCTATGTGCTGGTTGGAAACAGGCGTTGGTTTGATGATGAATTAAAGACTAACGTCGCCAACCGCAGTCAAGAAATCATGCGCAAGCTCAGTAGTCAGTCTTCGACTCTTTCTCCCCCTGACACTCGTCGCGGGAGTATAGCGTCCGGCCAAGGCAGCCGGCGTGGCAGTCATATTTCCCAGTCTGAGCTGGATTTATTGAAAGTGGCTGCCGAGCATCGGCGAATTCAGTCCGGTGGATTGACCGAATAA
- a CDS encoding nuclear transport factor 2 family protein yields MTFRLPSVVEQYFDITNGDDASSLATCFSADATVLDENRTHTGIDAIEAWRRETQQAFAFQVEPIEVIQGSGTLNVTARVTGDFPGSSVQLNHLFTLADGRIRALEITP; encoded by the coding sequence ATGACATTCAGACTTCCCAGCGTCGTCGAGCAGTACTTCGACATCACTAATGGCGACGATGCATCAAGCCTGGCGACATGTTTCAGCGCAGACGCCACCGTGCTTGACGAAAACCGGACACACACGGGGATCGATGCGATCGAGGCCTGGCGACGCGAGACGCAACAAGCCTTCGCGTTCCAGGTCGAGCCAATCGAGGTTATCCAGGGTTCGGGCACGTTGAACGTCACAGCTCGGGTGACCGGTGATTTCCCAGGCAGCTCAGTCCAGTTGAACCACCTGTTCACGTTAGCGGATGGCCGGATCCGCGCGCTGGAGATTACCCCATGA
- a CDS encoding phosphoribosyltransferase, translating into MDRLVASIQPTLLEQAFSSIIGILRGGGPLALMVSHATGVEPAFLRYYRVDRSVIWDSSVPLPPPGSKVLLCEDIAGTGHTLKDCLAFLQRKGLIVRIFTVGFDDLSGIRPDYGLDGRGYFLQFPWERQAVTRAYRDRWNDTGGGRTGRMAHDHDYDVFAIDLDGILLPDIPLQRYAADLSAALGERDRLEPFKQLPPLGRVKAIITGRPEMDRLRTQAWLSQHGHGGTPLIMRDTRSCNDSPEQVALYKARACVQLGCTHFVESDPTQAILIAQQAPLLRVIWWDAGCGRGKLIGAADWKHGAPGAPGSLLNVQRKP; encoded by the coding sequence ATGGATCGCTTGGTCGCGTCGATACAGCCTACGCTTCTCGAACAGGCGTTCAGTAGCATCATCGGTATATTGCGAGGTGGAGGCCCCTTAGCGCTGATGGTCTCGCACGCCACGGGCGTTGAACCGGCCTTTTTGCGCTATTACCGGGTCGATCGGAGCGTGATTTGGGACTCGTCGGTCCCCCTTCCTCCTCCAGGCAGCAAAGTGTTGCTCTGTGAAGACATCGCTGGCACCGGGCACACCCTGAAGGACTGCCTGGCGTTCTTGCAGCGCAAGGGATTGATCGTGAGGATTTTCACTGTCGGCTTTGACGACCTGAGCGGCATACGCCCCGATTACGGGCTGGACGGGCGAGGGTATTTCTTGCAGTTCCCTTGGGAGCGCCAAGCCGTTACCCGCGCTTATCGCGATCGCTGGAACGACACCGGTGGCGGGCGTACCGGCAGAATGGCCCATGACCATGATTACGACGTGTTCGCCATCGACCTCGACGGAATACTACTTCCAGATATCCCGCTCCAACGTTATGCGGCTGACTTGAGCGCGGCGCTTGGCGAACGCGACCGCCTCGAGCCCTTCAAGCAACTGCCGCCCCTGGGGCGGGTGAAGGCGATTATCACCGGGCGCCCGGAGATGGATCGCCTTCGTACTCAAGCCTGGCTAAGCCAACACGGCCATGGCGGGACACCGCTGATCATGAGAGATACCCGCTCGTGCAACGACAGCCCGGAACAGGTTGCCCTCTACAAAGCCCGGGCATGCGTACAGTTGGGGTGCACGCACTTCGTTGAAAGCGACCCGACACAAGCGATCCTGATCGCGCAGCAAGCACCTTTGCTGCGGGTAATCTGGTGGGATGCCGGGTGCGGCCGGGGAAAATTGATCGGCGCGGCAGATTGGAAACACGGTGCGCCTGGGGCGCCAGGTTCACTGCTTAATGTTCAGCGCAAACCATAG